From a single Glycine soja cultivar W05 chromosome 19, ASM419377v2, whole genome shotgun sequence genomic region:
- the LOC114400849 gene encoding protein GPR107-like has protein sequence MSMAKMRPALPLLLLLLLFLFSPSAAEIKSLTINSDSRPMILLEKFGFTHKGHVSIAVSSVSVGVLSSSVQPESSRLGFFLLNEEALLQVLMEIQQNPSFCVLDSHYILLLFTFRDLSPPPFASFNRSYPVTSPNEYSLFFANCAPETSVSMSLHTESYNLDSDSSRDYLSAGQTHLPSLYFLFFLTYLSFFSLWLYIYFSNKLSVHPIHLLMSLLLLVKALNLICAAEDKHYVKVSGLPHGWDVLFYIFQFIRVVLLFTVIVLIGTGWSFLKPFLQDREKKVLMIVIPLQVLANLASVVIGETGPFIKDWVTWNQIFLLVDIICCCAIIFPIVWSIRSLRETSKTDGKASRNLAKLTLFRQFYIVVIGYLYFTRIVVFALRTIAAYKYQWVSNAAEETASLAFYVVMFYMFRPVEKNEYFVLDEEEEEAAEMALKDEEFEL, from the coding sequence ATGTCCATGGCCAAAATGCGACCAGCATTGCCCCTTctgctcctcctcctcctcttcctgtTCTCTCCCTCCGCGGCGGAGATAAAGTCGCTGACGATAAACTCCGACAGCCGCCCCATGATCCTCTTGGAGAAATTCGGGTTCACGCACAAGGGCCACGTGTCCATCGCCGTCTCCTCTGTCTCCGTGGGCGTGCTCTCCTCCTCGGTGCAACCAGAATCCTCTCGCCTGGGTTTCTTCCTCCTGAACGAAGAAGCCCTCCTCCAGGTCCTGATGGAGATCCAGCAGAACCCCTCTTTCTGCGTCTTGGACTCCCACTACATCCTCCTCCTCTTCACCTTCCGCGACCTCTCCCCTCCCCCCTTTGCCTCCTTCAACCGCTCCTACCCCGTCACCTCCCCCAACGAATACTCCCTCTTCTTCGCCAACTGCGCACCGGAAACCTCCGTCTCCATGTCCCTCCACACTGAGTCCTACAACCTCGACTCCGACTCCTCCCGCGACTACCTCTCCGCCGGCCAAACTCACCTCCCCTCTCTCTACTTCCTCTTCTTCCTCACCTACCTCTCCTTCTTCTCCCTCTGGCTCTACATCTACTTCTCCAACAAACTCTCCGTTCACCCCATTCACCTCTTAATGTCTCTCCTTCTTCTCGTGAAGGCTCTTAACCTAATCTGCGCCGCCGAGGATAAGCATTACGTCAAGGTCTCGGGTCTTCCCCATGGATGGGATGTTCTGTTCTACATCTTCCAGTTTATCCGCGTCGTTTTGCTCTTTACTGTAATCGTTTTGATAGGTACAGGATGGTCTTTTCTGAAACCCTTTTTGCAGGACAGGGAGAAGAAGGTGCTGATGATTGTCATCCCGCTTCAGGTTCTGGCCAATTTGGCTTCCGTTGTGATCGGGGAAACAGGACCTTTCATCAAAGACTGGGTTACTTGGAATCAGATTTTCTTGCTTGTGGATATTATCTGCTGTTGTGCCATTATTTTCCCTATTGTATGGTCCATTAGATCGCTGAGAGAGACTTCCAAAACCGATGGGAAGGCTTCGAGGAATTTGGCCAAGTTGACTCTGTTTAGACAGTTCTACATTGTTGTTATTGGGTACTTGTATTTCACCAGAATAGTGGTGTTCGCCTTGAGGACGATTGCGGCTTATAAGTACCAATGGGTGAGCAATGCTGCAGAGGAGACCGCGAGTCTTGCGTTTTATGTTGTCATGTTCTACATGTTCAGACCTGTGGAGAAGAACGAGTACTTTGTGCTTgatgaggaggaagaggaggccGCGGAAATGGCGCTCAAGGATGAAGAGTTTGAGCTTTGA